TTGGTTGGTCTACGGAAGCAGGAAGACACTCGCCTGAAGCAAACGGCCGATCCTGACGTGCGCGCGGACATTCGATCCCTGATCGCCGTTCTCGAGCGCCGCATCGAGAAAATTGAAAAGGAGATGCTCCAGATCGTGCAGGCTGACACGGAGCTCGCCGAAGTGAACGACATCTTGCAATCGGCTCCAGGCGTTGGCCCGATTGTAGCCGCTACCTTGATCGCGGAACTTCCGGAGCTCGGGCGCGTCGATCGACGCGCGATTGCCGCTCTCGCTGGCCTTGCCCCAGTTGCCCGAGATAGCGGAAAGAGATCTGGCCCTCGCGCGATCGAGGGCGGCAGGCCTGTGGTGCGAACAATACTCTACCTTGCGGGGCTCCATGCATCACGGGCCTCCAGCACCTTCAATGTGTTCCGCAGGCGCCTGGAAGGGGCGGGAAAACGCCCGAAGGCGGCGATCATAGCCACCGCGCGAAAGCTGCTCGTAACCCTCAATGCCATGATCGCCAGTGGCCGGAGGTACGTCCCTCAGGGCTCCAGCTGAATACAGTTGCCG
The Phreatobacter oligotrophus genome window above contains:
- a CDS encoding IS110 family transposase, which codes for MTQQTFIGVDVAKSWLDIHHPRRKPERIENTPKGARAFARQAAQEGAWIIFEASGGYDRVLREALEAAGVRFSRVNPRQARDFARAMGVLGKTDQVDARMLAELGTRLQPPPTEPLPASRRALQAYTARRRQLVGLRKQEDTRLKQTADPDVRADIRSLIAVLERRIEKIEKEMLQIVQADTELAEVNDILQSAPGVGPIVAATLIAELPELGRVDRRAIAALAGLAPVARDSGKRSGPRAIEGGRPVVRTILYLAGLHASRASSTFNVFRRRLEGAGKRPKAAIIATARKLLVTLNAMIASGRRYVPQGSS